The Mesoterricola silvestris sequence CAGCCGCTCACCGAGCCCCGTGCCCGAGACCCTCACGACGGCAATGGCCGAGGGAAGGAGCGGGGTCGCCGGGGCGCAGATGGGGTCCAGCATGCCGGCCCCGGGTGCCTAGACCCGGGTCACCTTCAGTGCCTTGAAGGTGCCCGTGCCCTCGCTTTCGGTGGTGAAACCGGGCTGCCGGCTGAGCACCATGTGCACCCAGCGCCTTTCCCGGGGGCTGAGGGACGCGAAGGTGTAGCTGCCGAGGGTCCGGGCCCTTTCCGCGGCCATGCCGGCCATGGCCACCACTTCCTTCATGCGGAAGAGCCGGAAGGACTGCACGTCCAGGTAGGCCTGACCCTTCTCTTCCCGCTCCCCCTGGGCCTCGTGCACCAGGAACTGCAGGGCGTCCAGGCCGAAGCCCTTGTTGGCGGCAAGCCAATGGGCGTCGGGGCCATCCAGCACGATCCGGTTGGGGAAGAGGGTCTCGTCCCCGGAAGGCCCGGGTTCGGCGGTGATCTTCAGGCCCAGGTGGGCGCACCACTGGGCGACGCGTTCGGGGACCTGTTCAAGGGGCAAAGCGGCCTTGCGCATGTTTCCTCCGGATCAGACCACCACGGGCTGGGGTTTGTAG is a genomic window containing:
- a CDS encoding R3H domain-containing nucleic acid-binding protein translates to MRKAALPLEQVPERVAQWCAHLGLKITAEPGPSGDETLFPNRIVLDGPDAHWLAANKGFGLDALQFLVHEAQGEREEKGQAYLDVQSFRLFRMKEVVAMAGMAAERARTLGSYTFASLSPRERRWVHMVLSRQPGFTTESEGTGTFKALKVTRV